Proteins co-encoded in one Bremerella sp. TYQ1 genomic window:
- a CDS encoding VCBS repeat-containing protein, which produces MLRRSIVAALFVLIATCVDAEEPWKRHTIDNSSRGADGVRPRDVNADGLPDLCTGWEEGGVVRVYLHPGHASVREAWPAVTVGDFPNVEDAVFADLNEDGAFDVVISCEGKQRTTFVAWAPVKSEDYLNPEAWRTDPLVDGQCAKWMFALPWPGKDGSETDIINGSKGEMGSVGRYVRNHDKSGNYSWFWEQIAYAGWIMSLVSEDINGDGHADVLLTERKGRKDPWDDSSPCLDKPGIYWIDMANNEKPGTPQLIGGSEHEVMFLDVADIDQDGDRDILTATRDAGLLLFLRDGTNLAYEEQEVPLPDNAGTGKSVRAVDVDMNGSLDLVFSCENAQNKHGVMWLKRERDKWVAHPISGDQEGTKFDLLQLIDLDGDGDLDVLTCEERENLGVIWYENPTR; this is translated from the coding sequence ATGCTTCGTCGCTCGATCGTTGCTGCCCTGTTCGTACTTATTGCTACTTGCGTTGATGCGGAAGAGCCCTGGAAACGGCACACCATCGACAACAGTTCGCGTGGAGCTGACGGAGTACGTCCTCGCGATGTCAACGCTGACGGCCTTCCTGATCTTTGTACCGGCTGGGAAGAGGGAGGTGTTGTCCGTGTCTATCTTCACCCCGGCCATGCAAGTGTCCGCGAAGCTTGGCCAGCGGTGACTGTCGGTGACTTCCCTAATGTAGAAGACGCCGTGTTTGCCGATCTGAACGAAGATGGAGCGTTCGACGTTGTGATCTCGTGCGAAGGGAAGCAACGCACGACCTTCGTCGCTTGGGCTCCTGTAAAATCAGAAGACTATTTGAATCCCGAAGCTTGGCGAACCGATCCTCTCGTCGACGGGCAGTGTGCTAAGTGGATGTTCGCGCTGCCATGGCCGGGGAAGGATGGTTCGGAAACCGATATCATCAACGGCTCGAAGGGCGAGATGGGATCTGTCGGGCGATATGTCCGAAACCACGATAAATCAGGCAACTATTCGTGGTTCTGGGAGCAGATTGCCTATGCAGGCTGGATCATGTCGCTGGTCTCGGAAGACATCAACGGAGACGGACACGCGGACGTCTTACTGACGGAACGAAAAGGACGTAAAGATCCCTGGGATGATTCGTCCCCCTGCCTGGATAAGCCTGGGATCTATTGGATCGACATGGCCAATAATGAGAAGCCAGGCACGCCCCAATTAATCGGTGGCAGTGAACACGAAGTTATGTTCTTAGATGTCGCGGACATCGATCAGGACGGCGATCGTGACATTTTGACCGCCACACGTGACGCAGGCTTGTTGCTCTTTCTTCGTGACGGCACAAATCTGGCGTACGAGGAACAGGAAGTCCCACTTCCCGACAACGCGGGAACGGGCAAATCGGTTCGTGCGGTCGACGTCGACATGAACGGATCGCTGGACTTGGTATTCAGTTGCGAGAATGCCCAAAACAAGCATGGCGTCATGTGGCTAAAGCGGGAGAGGGACAAGTGGGTCGCTCATCCGATTAGCGGCGATCAAGAAGGAACCAAGTTCGATCTTCTCCAACTGATCGACTTGGATGGCGATGGCGATCTGGACGTTCTGACGTGTGAAGAACGAGAGAACTTAGGCGTCATTTGGTACGAGAACCCAACGCGTTAA
- a CDS encoding response regulator transcription factor: MSINVLVVDDHEVVRSGLACLFRGTDIQVVGEAVDGNDAIEKTLQHKPDVVLMDIRMPEMDGLAALEKLQADSPGTPVVMLSTYDNPTYVARGVALGAVDYVLKGSPREQIVGAIHNAANGGMQQEGGIMSRVKGTMAKRHDAKNSEFPLTNREMQVLRHLALGLSNREIGRSLSISIETVKEHVQNILRKIDVTDRTQAAVWAVRQGLV; the protein is encoded by the coding sequence ATGTCCATTAACGTGTTGGTTGTCGACGACCATGAAGTCGTCCGCAGCGGCCTGGCGTGCCTGTTCCGAGGCACCGACATCCAAGTTGTCGGGGAAGCCGTCGACGGCAACGACGCCATTGAAAAGACTTTGCAGCACAAGCCTGACGTTGTGCTGATGGATATCCGAATGCCGGAAATGGACGGTCTGGCTGCCCTGGAAAAGCTTCAAGCAGACTCTCCCGGCACTCCCGTCGTGATGCTTAGCACTTACGATAACCCAACGTATGTCGCTCGCGGCGTTGCGTTAGGGGCCGTCGATTACGTTCTTAAGGGCTCCCCCCGCGAACAAATCGTCGGTGCGATCCACAATGCAGCTAATGGTGGCATGCAGCAGGAAGGCGGCATCATGTCTCGCGTTAAGGGCACGATGGCCAAACGTCACGACGCGAAGAACAGCGAATTCCCGCTGACGAATCGCGAAATGCAAGTGCTGCGTCACTTGGCTCTCGGTTTAAGCAATCGTGAAATCGGCCGATCGCTGAGCATCAGTATCGAAACGGTTAAAGAACACGTTCAAAACATCCTTCGCAAGATTGATGTTACCGATCGAACCCAAGCCGCCGTTTGGGCTGTTCGCCAAGGGCTTGTCTAA